In the genome of Terriglobales bacterium, one region contains:
- a CDS encoding STAS domain-containing protein produces the protein MLTIQTKRIDPDIVVLQLAGRLTLGRDAQHVEWQVADLVKAEEKKIIFDLSQLDHIDSTGIGIVVACSGKLRQSGGELRLAGAKGLVAEVLKLTNVNAIVSMFENADAAAQNFSRPA, from the coding sequence GTGCTGACCATTCAGACCAAACGCATCGATCCGGACATCGTCGTGCTGCAACTGGCGGGCCGCCTTACCCTGGGGCGCGACGCCCAGCACGTGGAGTGGCAGGTCGCAGACCTGGTGAAGGCCGAGGAGAAGAAAATCATCTTCGATCTCTCTCAGCTCGACCACATCGACAGCACGGGCATCGGCATCGTGGTGGCATGTTCCGGCAAGCTCCGCCAGTCCGGCGGCGAACTGCGGCTGGCCGGCGCCAAGGGCCTGGTGGCCGAGGTGCTCAAGCTCACCAATGTCAACGCCATCGTCAGCATGTTCGAGAATGCCGACGCTGCGGCGCAGAACTTCTCGCGCCCTGCCTAG
- a CDS encoding DinB family protein — protein sequence MNRHSLCAVLLVLLAVGGMAFAQEAAKKDPGPPPTVTKVVHGQLGWIESEFVPAAEAMPEDKFDFAPSHGEFKGVRTYLQQIKHVAAVNYMIGAAILEEKIPIDIGTGENGPDSIKTKADAVKFLKDSFAYVHKAMDAVKAENATAWIKSPFGDNQTTRLAMASSVVAHCFDHYGQMVVYLRMNGVIPPASRPQQR from the coding sequence ATGAACAGGCATTCTTTGTGTGCGGTCTTGCTGGTGTTACTTGCCGTGGGTGGCATGGCGTTCGCGCAGGAGGCGGCCAAGAAGGACCCGGGTCCGCCGCCTACCGTTACCAAGGTTGTGCACGGCCAATTGGGCTGGATTGAGAGCGAGTTCGTTCCGGCCGCCGAAGCCATGCCGGAAGACAAGTTCGACTTTGCGCCTTCCCATGGTGAGTTCAAAGGCGTCCGCACCTACCTGCAGCAGATCAAGCACGTGGCGGCCGTGAACTACATGATCGGCGCCGCCATCCTGGAAGAGAAGATTCCCATCGATATCGGAACCGGTGAAAATGGCCCCGACTCCATCAAGACCAAGGCCGACGCGGTGAAGTTCCTCAAGGATTCCTTTGCCTATGTGCACAAGGCCATGGACGCGGTAAAAGCGGAAAACGCCACGGCGTGGATCAAGAGCCCGTTCGGGGACAACCAGACCACGCGCCTGGCCATGGCCTCATCGGTCGTGGCGCACTGCTTCGACCACTACGGCCAGATGGTGGTGTACCTGCGGATGAACGGCGTCATTCCGCCGGCGAGCCGGCCACAGCAGCGCTAG
- a CDS encoding MFS transporter, producing the protein MADTENPVSVVAASQEDYLSAFSPLREPLYRNLWLAAVISYTGTWMHNLGTGWLMTSLTTSPMLVGLVQAAISLPVFLVVLPAGALADMVDRRRLLLATQAWMVLVAATLGVLTIYGVVTPGILLLLTFLLGLGAVMNDPAWQAIIPEVASHQRLPQAVALNSAGFNIARAVGPAIGGVIIAATSSGVAFLLNAASFFGVILFLHQWKRVHHDVPVPLNSIVDSMKAGFDHVRQSPPVQSVLVRSGLFSVFASGMWAMLPLIARPHGSIGFGFLLGAFGSGALLGAGLLPLFRRMASLNTLVATATLVFALVTAAMAYLQAFAAMCLALLVGGLAWIVILASLNLSAQTMSPPWLRARSLSMYLLVLQGGLAAGSAMWGGVAERSGMVTALLAAATGLILGLVAVRRHPLRVGAIITPVA; encoded by the coding sequence ATGGCCGATACCGAGAACCCCGTCAGCGTGGTTGCGGCGTCGCAGGAGGACTACCTCTCCGCCTTTTCGCCCTTGCGTGAGCCGCTCTACCGCAACTTGTGGCTGGCGGCGGTCATTTCCTACACCGGCACCTGGATGCATAACCTGGGGACCGGCTGGCTGATGACTTCACTCACTACCTCGCCGATGCTGGTGGGGCTGGTGCAAGCCGCCATCAGTCTTCCCGTGTTCCTGGTGGTCCTGCCTGCGGGGGCGCTGGCGGACATGGTGGACCGTCGCCGGCTTCTCCTGGCGACGCAGGCCTGGATGGTGCTGGTCGCGGCCACGCTCGGCGTCCTGACCATCTATGGCGTGGTAACGCCCGGCATCCTGCTGCTGCTGACGTTCCTTTTGGGATTGGGCGCGGTGATGAACGACCCGGCGTGGCAGGCAATCATCCCCGAGGTGGCGTCGCACCAGAGACTGCCGCAAGCGGTGGCGCTGAATTCCGCCGGCTTCAACATTGCGCGCGCGGTCGGGCCGGCGATCGGCGGAGTGATTATTGCGGCGACCAGCTCGGGCGTGGCATTCCTGCTGAATGCCGCTTCGTTTTTCGGCGTAATCCTGTTCCTGCACCAGTGGAAGCGCGTCCACCACGATGTTCCGGTGCCTCTGAACAGCATTGTGGATTCGATGAAAGCGGGTTTCGACCACGTGCGACAATCGCCGCCCGTGCAGTCCGTGCTGGTGCGCTCCGGCCTGTTCAGCGTATTCGCCAGCGGGATGTGGGCCATGCTGCCGCTCATCGCGCGCCCTCACGGTTCGATCGGCTTCGGTTTTCTGCTGGGAGCGTTCGGTTCTGGAGCGTTGTTGGGCGCGGGCCTGCTGCCGTTGTTTCGGCGCATGGCTTCGCTCAACACGCTGGTCGCGACCGCGACCCTGGTCTTCGCCCTGGTGACCGCGGCGATGGCCTACCTGCAGGCGTTCGCGGCGATGTGTCTTGCACTGCTGGTGGGCGGCCTGGCATGGATCGTGATTCTGGCGAGCCTGAACCTGTCCGCGCAAACGATGTCGCCGCCCTGGCTGCGGGCGCGCTCCCTCTCCATGTACCTTCTGGTGCTGCAGGGAGGGCTGGCGGCAGGGAGCGCCATGTGGGGCGGCGTCGCCGAGCGCTCCGGCATGGTGACGGCCCTGCTGGCCGCAGCCACGGGCCTGATTCTCGGTCTGGTGGCCGTGCGCCGTCATCCCCTGCGCGTGGGCGCCATCATTACGCCCGTTGCCTGA
- a CDS encoding APC family permease: MSRASGEATEPQLIRGISLGGATALNMIDMIGVGPFITIPLIVSAAGGPQAMLGWILGAALAVCDGLVWAELGAAMPGSGGSYRYLREIYGAEKLGRFFSFLFIWQISFSAPLSIASGCIGLAQYATYIVPALEPAWLTREFRLGLPLLGDLQVRVLVNPGTFVAVGVCLLAVFLLYRRITVIGWLSKVLWAGVISTIVWIIFAGLTHFNPRLAFDFPPDAFVLNEKFFLGFGAALLIATYDYWGYYNVCFFGDEVRDPGRNIPRALLYSIAAVASIYIVMNIAILGVMPWRELDEAARTDTRFYIISIFMERIYGSWAAHVVTVLIMWTAFASVFSLLLGYSRVPYAAALDGNYFRAFAKVHPRHRFPHVSLLALGLVAAAFCFLRLADVIAALVVIRIMIQFLVQAVGVMVLRRRRPDMPRPFRMWLYPLPALLAITGFLYVLVSRPNFLKEVRYAVVILVVGTAIFLHRSWRHRHWPFVAAAESVSANG, from the coding sequence ATGAGCCGCGCTAGCGGTGAGGCGACAGAGCCGCAGCTCATCCGCGGCATCAGCCTGGGCGGCGCCACCGCGCTAAACATGATCGACATGATCGGCGTGGGGCCGTTCATCACCATCCCGCTGATTGTGAGCGCCGCGGGCGGTCCGCAGGCCATGCTGGGGTGGATCCTGGGCGCGGCCCTGGCCGTATGCGACGGCCTGGTGTGGGCCGAATTGGGCGCAGCCATGCCGGGCTCGGGCGGTTCCTACCGCTACCTAAGGGAGATTTACGGCGCCGAGAAGCTGGGCCGCTTCTTCTCCTTCCTGTTTATCTGGCAGATCTCGTTCAGCGCGCCGCTTTCCATCGCCTCGGGCTGCATCGGTCTGGCGCAGTACGCGACTTACATTGTGCCGGCGCTGGAACCGGCCTGGCTGACGCGGGAGTTCCGGCTGGGGCTGCCGCTGCTGGGAGACCTGCAGGTGCGGGTGCTGGTCAACCCCGGCACGTTCGTGGCGGTGGGCGTGTGTCTGCTGGCCGTCTTCCTGCTCTACCGTCGCATCACGGTGATCGGATGGCTTTCCAAGGTGCTGTGGGCCGGAGTCATCTCCACCATCGTGTGGATCATCTTCGCCGGGTTGACCCACTTCAATCCCCGGCTGGCGTTCGATTTTCCTCCCGATGCGTTCGTGCTCAATGAGAAGTTCTTCCTGGGCTTCGGGGCTGCGCTGCTCATCGCCACGTACGACTACTGGGGCTATTACAACGTCTGCTTTTTCGGCGACGAGGTGCGCGACCCGGGGCGCAACATTCCGCGGGCCTTGCTCTATTCCATTGCGGCGGTGGCCTCCATCTACATCGTGATGAACATCGCCATCCTGGGGGTGATGCCGTGGCGTGAGCTGGACGAGGCCGCGCGCACCGACACGCGCTTCTACATCATTTCCATCTTCATGGAACGCATCTACGGGAGCTGGGCGGCGCACGTGGTGACGGTCCTCATCATGTGGACCGCGTTCGCCTCGGTTTTTTCGCTGCTGCTGGGCTACTCGCGAGTGCCCTATGCCGCAGCGCTGGACGGCAACTACTTCCGGGCCTTCGCCAAGGTCCACCCCAGACACCGCTTTCCGCATGTCTCTCTGCTGGCGCTGGGCCTGGTGGCGGCCGCCTTCTGCTTCCTGCGGCTGGCGGATGTGATCGCCGCTCTGGTCGTCATTCGCATCATGATCCAATTCCTGGTGCAGGCAGTGGGAGTGATGGTGCTGCGCCGGCGGCGGCCCGATATGCCGCGCCCCTTCCGCATGTGGCTGTATCCCCTGCCGGCGCTGCTGGCCATCACCGGCTTCCTGTATGTGCTGGTCTCGCGCCCGAACTTCCTCAAGGAAGTGCGTTATGCCGTGGTCATCCTGGTGGTCGGCACCGCCATCTTTCTGCATCGCTCCTGGAGGCATCGGCACTGGCCGTTTGTGGCGGCTGCCGAATCGGTTTCCGCCAATGGCTGA
- a CDS encoding NEW3 domain-containing protein produces the protein MRHPTGVANMKAKLSGSRKLLAGLRWASWLALIALGWPVSAQTPAPDPYRPLPYDTGKAGLEQMLRKLGTTARLLHTTAHPDDEDGGMMTLESRGRGATVLLLTLNRGEGGQNKTSSNLSDELGVLRTLELLASDRYYDVEQRFTRVVDYGYSKSAEEAFAKWQGHDVALADMVRVIRTFRPDVLVSRFQGTSRDGHGQHQAAGILSREAFRAAADPNRFPEQIAQGLAPWQPKKLYIDNIRREENPTLSLETSQRDEVLGKSYVEVAFEGLGRQLSQGAGEWRLTPGPRFANYKLVDSVLAAGTAAAREQDYFDGIDTTLPGLAARLGKEESKAAFLRPALIEIESRVTEAKMAAGSDPAKAGQILLRGLQQVRELVRRVERASLSVAAKADLLTHLRTKEEQFDKAAALALGLEFRLEAESTTAMLVPGQSFRLTARVANRGARTIEVKQVKLDLPQRWTAHVSGQRARTVAPGEEARVEFEVKVPEDADITRPYWRRGDPERESVYTVDDAGPVGEPLPPIPVRGKATYELGGLAGSLDAAGRGKSGRPLAVVPAFSVLPEPPAAVVVAGRNGDIEVRVAVRNNREKPADATLRLEVPDGWSAAPAAQAVSLPANGSMTCTFLVSAPERMEGRHEIRAGLEHQGHVYTEGFSIVEREDLGASYFFRPAVQHIRAVEVAVPEGLKIGYVMGAGDDIPGILRQLGLDVTELSPADVSEGDLSRYQTVILGIRAYDVREDVRRANRRLLDYVEKGGTLIVQYNSEWEQFNSGNYMPYPARVGRVRVATEEAPVEILAPEDVLFRYPNQIRARDFEGWVQERGLYFMEQWDERYQPLLASHDPGEPALPGGLLRARYGKGTYIFTGYSFFRQLPAGVPGAVRLFVNLLSAGHEPR, from the coding sequence ATGCGGCATCCAACCGGCGTGGCCAACATGAAGGCGAAGCTCTCGGGAAGCCGCAAGCTGCTTGCCGGACTCCGTTGGGCATCCTGGCTGGCGCTGATTGCGCTGGGCTGGCCGGTCAGCGCGCAGACGCCCGCCCCCGACCCGTATCGTCCTCTTCCGTATGACACGGGCAAGGCGGGCCTGGAGCAGATGCTGCGCAAGCTGGGCACGACCGCCCGGCTGCTGCACACGACGGCCCATCCCGACGACGAAGACGGCGGAATGATGACGCTGGAGTCGCGTGGGCGGGGCGCTACCGTGCTGCTGCTGACGCTGAACCGCGGTGAGGGCGGGCAGAACAAGACCAGCAGCAATCTTTCCGATGAACTGGGCGTGCTGCGTACGCTGGAGCTGCTGGCCTCGGACCGCTATTACGACGTGGAGCAGAGGTTCACACGCGTGGTGGACTACGGGTACTCGAAATCCGCCGAGGAAGCATTTGCCAAGTGGCAGGGCCACGACGTGGCGCTGGCCGACATGGTGCGCGTCATCCGCACGTTCCGGCCCGATGTATTGGTTTCGCGCTTCCAGGGGACGTCTCGTGATGGCCACGGGCAGCACCAGGCCGCAGGCATCCTTTCCCGGGAAGCGTTCCGCGCCGCCGCTGACCCCAACCGGTTCCCGGAGCAGATCGCGCAGGGGCTCGCGCCCTGGCAGCCCAAGAAGCTCTACATCGACAACATCCGGCGGGAGGAGAATCCCACGCTGTCGCTGGAAACCAGCCAGCGCGATGAAGTGCTGGGCAAGTCCTATGTGGAGGTGGCGTTCGAAGGACTGGGCCGGCAACTCTCGCAAGGCGCCGGCGAGTGGCGCCTGACGCCGGGTCCGCGCTTTGCGAACTACAAGCTGGTGGATTCCGTGCTAGCCGCGGGCACTGCGGCGGCCCGGGAGCAGGATTACTTCGACGGGATTGACACTACGCTGCCCGGCCTCGCCGCACGGTTGGGCAAAGAAGAGTCCAAAGCGGCGTTCCTGCGTCCGGCGCTGATCGAGATTGAATCGCGGGTGACAGAAGCCAAGATGGCTGCCGGCAGCGACCCGGCAAAGGCGGGACAAATCCTGCTTCGAGGGCTGCAGCAGGTTAGAGAACTGGTGCGGCGGGTTGAGCGGGCGAGCCTTTCGGTGGCAGCCAAAGCGGACCTGCTTACACACCTGCGGACCAAGGAAGAACAATTCGACAAAGCGGCCGCGCTGGCGTTGGGACTGGAGTTCCGGTTAGAGGCTGAGTCGACGACGGCCATGCTGGTGCCGGGCCAGAGCTTCAGACTCACCGCACGTGTCGCGAATCGTGGCGCGAGAACCATCGAGGTGAAGCAGGTAAAGCTCGACCTCCCACAGCGCTGGACGGCACACGTTTCCGGACAGCGTGCGCGAACAGTCGCGCCGGGTGAGGAAGCACGAGTGGAATTCGAGGTGAAAGTACCGGAAGACGCAGACATCACGCGCCCCTACTGGCGCCGCGGCGATCCGGAGCGGGAATCGGTATACACGGTGGATGATGCCGGGCCGGTTGGTGAGCCGCTACCACCGATCCCGGTGCGTGGCAAGGCAACCTATGAGCTCGGAGGATTGGCCGGCTCCCTCGATGCCGCAGGAAGGGGGAAGTCCGGCCGCCCGTTGGCGGTGGTACCAGCGTTCTCGGTGCTTCCGGAGCCACCAGCCGCGGTGGTGGTGGCGGGGAGGAACGGCGACATCGAGGTTCGGGTGGCGGTGCGTAACAACCGGGAGAAACCTGCGGACGCAACTCTGCGGCTGGAAGTGCCCGATGGTTGGAGCGCAGCACCTGCCGCACAAGCGGTCTCACTGCCGGCGAACGGCTCCATGACCTGCACATTCCTGGTTTCCGCCCCAGAGCGAATGGAAGGGAGACACGAGATTCGCGCCGGCCTCGAGCATCAAGGGCACGTCTACACCGAGGGTTTCAGCATTGTGGAGCGCGAGGACCTGGGCGCGTCGTATTTCTTTCGTCCAGCGGTGCAGCACATCCGTGCTGTAGAAGTGGCGGTTCCGGAAGGACTCAAGATCGGCTATGTGATGGGCGCCGGGGACGACATTCCGGGGATCCTGCGGCAATTGGGCCTGGACGTGACCGAACTCAGCCCTGCCGACGTCTCCGAAGGTGACCTGAGCCGTTATCAAACTGTTATCCTCGGCATTCGCGCCTACGACGTGCGCGAAGACGTACGGCGTGCGAACCGGCGGCTGCTGGACTACGTGGAGAAAGGCGGCACGCTGATCGTGCAGTACAACTCGGAGTGGGAGCAGTTCAACTCCGGCAACTACATGCCGTATCCGGCGCGCGTCGGCCGGGTCCGCGTGGCCACGGAAGAGGCGCCGGTGGAAATCCTCGCGCCGGAGGACGTGCTGTTCCGCTATCCCAACCAGATCCGCGCGCGCGATTTCGAGGGCTGGGTGCAGGAGCGTGGGCTCTATTTCATGGAACAGTGGGACGAACGCTACCAGCCACTGCTGGCCTCCCACGATCCGGGCGAACCCGCGTTGCCGGGCGGTCTGCTGCGCGCGCGGTACGGAAAGGGCACCTACATCTTCACGGGCTATTCCTTCTTCCGCCAACTGCCTGCCGGAGTGCCCGGCGCGGTGCGGCTGTTCGTCAATCTTCTGAGTGCGGGACATGAGCCGCGCTAG
- a CDS encoding YbaK/EbsC family protein, whose amino-acid sequence MPVQRLKEFLDKEGVRYVSIAHSTAFTAQEIAALTHIPGREMAKTVILKLDDRMAMAVLPASRHVDLGAVKAAAGAKHAVLATEAEFREKFPDCETGAMPPFGNLYGMPVFVEEALTRDQEIAFNAGSHNEIIRLAYADFARLVKPTISSFALERAA is encoded by the coding sequence ATGCCGGTCCAGAGACTGAAGGAATTCCTCGACAAGGAAGGCGTTCGCTACGTGAGCATCGCCCATTCCACCGCCTTCACGGCGCAGGAAATCGCAGCCCTGACGCACATTCCGGGGCGGGAGATGGCCAAGACCGTCATCCTCAAGCTCGATGACAGGATGGCGATGGCGGTGCTTCCGGCGTCGCGCCACGTGGACCTGGGTGCGGTCAAGGCGGCGGCCGGCGCGAAGCATGCCGTGCTGGCCACGGAAGCTGAGTTTCGGGAAAAATTCCCCGACTGCGAAACCGGCGCCATGCCGCCCTTCGGGAATCTCTATGGAATGCCGGTCTTCGTGGAAGAAGCGCTGACCCGCGACCAGGAGATCGCGTTCAACGCCGGCTCGCACAACGAGATCATTCGCCTGGCCTATGCGGACTTCGCGCGCCTGGTGAAGCCGACCATCTCGTCCTTCGCGCTGGAACGCGCCGCCTGA
- a CDS encoding adenosine-specific kinase: protein MLDLDAVRMEFPADANIIVGQSHFIKTVEDVYEAVVGTVPQCKFGLAFNESSGPCLTRTEGNDDELRAVAVRNAQALAAGHVFVLVIRGAYPVNLLPALARVPEICSIFCATANPVEVVVAKSSQGRGVLGVIDGSSPKGVEGTAEQAARQSFLRQIGYKR from the coding sequence ATGCTCGACCTGGATGCCGTACGCATGGAATTCCCGGCGGACGCCAATATCATCGTCGGCCAGTCGCACTTCATCAAGACGGTGGAGGACGTCTACGAGGCCGTGGTCGGGACCGTGCCGCAGTGCAAATTCGGGCTGGCGTTCAATGAGAGTTCCGGTCCCTGCCTGACGCGCACCGAAGGCAATGACGATGAGCTGCGTGCGGTGGCCGTACGCAATGCACAAGCGCTGGCTGCCGGACACGTGTTCGTGCTGGTGATCCGCGGCGCCTATCCCGTCAACCTGCTGCCGGCACTGGCTCGCGTGCCGGAAATCTGTTCCATCTTCTGCGCCACGGCCAACCCGGTGGAGGTGGTGGTAGCGAAAAGTTCGCAGGGACGCGGCGTGCTGGGAGTGATCGACGGCAGCTCTCCCAAGGGCGTGGAGGGAACAGCGGAGCAGGCGGCGCGCCAGAGCTTCCTGCGCCAGATCGGATACAAGAGGTAG
- a CDS encoding aldo/keto reductase produces MSQKEPSGETNRPRREFLKMGGAATAGFLAGSVAGSQATAFPPLPENPATAPAMSTRNLGRTGYRTALFSLGGQAAIEQPNNEAAAAAIVERALDLGVNYVDTAAAYGGEARWSQRYIGQVMKRRRAQVFLASKTHDRTRDGSLRLLEESLRLLNTDHLDLWQVHNLSRMEQVEQIFAKGGAMEALEQARAQKMVRYLGVTGHADPDVLIAAIQRFPFDTILLALNAADKHHRSFIERLLPLAVEKEMGIIGMKVPARGRILSSWKPSASDSSSWAGGSRPGTVTMREALYYVLSLPVSTVIVGCDSVQQLEENVELARRFTPLSDSQMAALVARTKPIARQALFFRRA; encoded by the coding sequence ATGAGCCAGAAGGAGCCGAGCGGGGAAACGAACCGGCCGCGACGGGAATTCCTGAAGATGGGAGGCGCGGCCACCGCCGGCTTCCTGGCCGGCAGCGTAGCAGGGTCACAGGCGACCGCGTTCCCACCACTGCCCGAGAATCCGGCGACGGCCCCAGCGATGTCCACGCGCAACCTGGGCCGTACCGGCTACCGGACGGCTTTGTTCAGCCTGGGCGGGCAGGCCGCCATCGAGCAGCCGAACAATGAGGCAGCGGCAGCTGCCATTGTGGAGCGCGCGCTCGACCTGGGCGTGAACTACGTGGATACGGCCGCCGCATACGGCGGTGAAGCGCGCTGGAGCCAGCGCTATATCGGACAGGTGATGAAGCGGCGGCGGGCGCAGGTCTTCCTGGCTTCCAAAACGCATGACCGCACCCGCGATGGGTCGCTCCGGTTGCTGGAAGAATCCCTGCGCCTGCTGAACACCGACCATCTCGACCTGTGGCAGGTGCACAACCTTTCCAGAATGGAGCAGGTGGAACAGATCTTCGCCAAAGGCGGCGCCATGGAGGCGCTGGAACAGGCGCGGGCGCAGAAGATGGTGCGCTACCTGGGCGTCACGGGTCACGCTGATCCGGACGTGCTGATTGCGGCCATCCAGCGTTTCCCGTTCGATACCATCCTGCTGGCGCTCAATGCTGCAGACAAGCACCATCGCAGCTTCATCGAGCGATTGCTTCCCCTGGCGGTAGAGAAAGAGATGGGCATCATCGGCATGAAAGTGCCGGCCCGCGGGCGCATTCTCTCCTCGTGGAAACCTTCCGCGAGTGATTCGTCCTCGTGGGCGGGAGGCAGCCGGCCGGGAACGGTCACGATGCGAGAGGCGCTGTATTACGTGCTCTCGCTGCCCGTGAGCACGGTCATTGTCGGCTGCGACTCAGTGCAGCAACTGGAAGAGAACGTAGAGCTGGCTCGCCGCTTCACGCCTCTGAGCGATTCGCAGATGGCCGCGCTGGTGGCCCGGACTAAGCCCATTGCACGGCAGGCGCTGTTCTTCCGCCGGGCGTAG
- a CDS encoding SulP family inorganic anion transporter: MTLTKPENLAGDFWGGLSAMLVALPSAIAFGVTIFSPLGTAYAAQGAIAGILGTTALGLVAPALGGTNRLITAPCAPAAAVLSALAIELSQKGITPESAVLMLVIVSLLCGLMQAGFGLVGLGRLIKYMPYPVVSGYLSGVGLIIILSQVPKFLGVPKGVQVWQAITTPWQWNWYSIVVGAVAVAVMVIAPKLTKKVPAAILGLIAAVAAYFALTLVDRSLLELTGNKLIVGPLGGSEGGFLDATLGRWRAVGALKAADLKFLFIPALTLAVLLSIDTLKTCVVLDALTRSRHNSNRELIGQGLGNVASTIVGGVPGAGQMGATLVNLTSGGQSRLSGLIEGVLALGAFLLLGGLIAWVPIAALAGILLVVGFRMMDRNSLHLLKSRSTVLDFVVIVIVVVVAETVSLIAASAVGVGLAILLFIREQIGGSVVRRKTYGNQMFSKQVRLPQEMEILEKRGNQSAIFELQGSLFFGTTDQLYTVLEPELKTKKYVILDMRRVQSVDVTAAHMLDRIEDTMAERKGYLIFSQIPHYVPSGRDMQQYFDQVGLVRQRNVRIFGELDEALEWVENQILEEERLEKKEETVLELRQFEQFKARKEETIAALEACMEKRSYKAGERIFAAGDAGDELFLIRRGAVRILLPLAGTAGHHLATFGRGDFFGEMSFLDRQPRSADAVAHTDTDLYVLSRERFDGLAEEHKRLAINLLEGLAKALAIRLRHTNTEVRALQES, from the coding sequence GTGACCCTCACGAAGCCCGAAAACCTGGCCGGCGACTTCTGGGGCGGCCTTTCCGCCATGCTGGTGGCCCTGCCTTCGGCCATAGCCTTCGGCGTAACCATCTTCTCTCCGCTGGGCACGGCCTATGCCGCGCAGGGGGCGATCGCGGGCATTCTGGGCACGACCGCGCTGGGCCTGGTGGCTCCGGCCCTGGGAGGGACGAATCGCCTGATCACGGCGCCCTGCGCGCCGGCCGCGGCCGTGCTTTCGGCGTTGGCCATCGAACTCTCGCAGAAGGGTATTACGCCGGAGTCGGCGGTGCTGATGCTGGTGATCGTGTCCTTGCTCTGCGGCCTGATGCAGGCGGGATTCGGCCTGGTAGGACTGGGCCGGCTGATCAAGTACATGCCCTACCCGGTGGTGAGCGGTTACCTCAGCGGTGTGGGGCTGATCATCATCCTCAGCCAGGTGCCCAAGTTCCTGGGTGTCCCGAAGGGCGTGCAGGTCTGGCAGGCGATCACCACGCCCTGGCAGTGGAACTGGTACAGCATCGTGGTGGGCGCGGTGGCGGTGGCGGTGATGGTGATTGCGCCCAAGCTGACCAAGAAAGTGCCTGCGGCCATCCTGGGGCTGATCGCCGCAGTGGCGGCCTACTTCGCGCTGACGCTGGTCGACCGGTCGCTGTTGGAGCTGACCGGGAACAAGCTGATTGTCGGGCCGCTGGGCGGGTCGGAGGGAGGCTTCCTGGACGCGACCCTGGGCCGCTGGAGGGCGGTCGGGGCGCTGAAGGCCGCGGACCTGAAGTTCCTGTTCATCCCGGCGCTGACTCTGGCCGTGCTGCTTTCCATTGACACGCTGAAGACCTGCGTCGTGCTCGATGCGCTGACCCGCAGCCGCCACAACTCCAACCGCGAGCTGATCGGGCAGGGCCTGGGCAACGTGGCTTCCACCATCGTCGGCGGCGTGCCCGGAGCGGGCCAGATGGGCGCGACGCTCGTCAACCTGACCAGCGGCGGGCAAAGCCGCCTCTCCGGACTGATTGAAGGCGTGCTGGCGCTGGGCGCCTTCCTCCTGCTCGGCGGGCTGATCGCCTGGGTGCCGATCGCCGCCCTGGCCGGGATCCTGCTGGTGGTCGGTTTCCGCATGATGGACCGCAACAGCCTGCATCTGCTCAAGTCGCGTTCCACAGTCCTTGACTTCGTGGTGATTGTGATCGTGGTGGTGGTGGCGGAGACGGTGAGCCTGATCGCCGCCTCCGCAGTGGGGGTCGGCCTGGCCATCCTGCTGTTCATCCGGGAGCAGATCGGGGGTTCGGTCGTGCGGCGGAAAACCTACGGCAATCAGATGTTCTCCAAGCAGGTGCGCCTGCCGCAGGAGATGGAGATCCTGGAGAAACGCGGCAACCAGTCCGCCATCTTCGAGCTGCAAGGCAGCCTGTTCTTTGGCACCACGGACCAGCTCTACACGGTACTGGAGCCGGAGCTGAAGACCAAAAAGTACGTAATCCTGGACATGCGCCGCGTGCAGTCGGTGGACGTGACGGCCGCCCACATGCTCGACCGCATCGAAGACACCATGGCGGAACGCAAGGGGTATCTCATCTTCAGCCAGATTCCGCATTACGTTCCCAGCGGCCGCGACATGCAGCAGTACTTCGACCAGGTGGGACTGGTGCGCCAGCGCAACGTGCGCATCTTCGGAGAACTGGACGAGGCGCTGGAGTGGGTGGAGAACCAGATCCTCGAAGAAGAACGCCTGGAGAAAAAGGAAGAAACGGTGCTCGAGCTGCGCCAGTTCGAGCAATTCAAGGCGCGCAAGGAAGAGACCATCGCGGCGCTGGAAGCGTGCATGGAGAAGCGCTCCTACAAGGCCGGCGAGCGCATCTTCGCGGCCGGCGACGCGGGCGACGAGTTGTTCCTGATCCGGCGTGGAGCCGTGCGCATCCTGCTACCGCTGGCGGGCACGGCCGGCCATCACCTGGCGACCTTCGGGCGCGGCGACTTCTTCGGCGAGATGTCGTTCCTGGACCGCCAGCCGCGCTCGGCCGATGCCGTGGCGCACACCGACACCGATCTCTACGTGCTTTCACGGGAACGCTTCGATGGACTGGCCGAGGAACACAAGCGGCTGGCCATCAACCTGCTTGAGGGCCTGGCCAAAGCGCTGGCCATCCGCCTGCGGCACACCAACACAGAAGTGCGCGCTCTGCAAGAATCGTAA